One window of the Saccopteryx bilineata isolate mSacBil1 chromosome 2, mSacBil1_pri_phased_curated, whole genome shotgun sequence genome contains the following:
- the COX6A1 gene encoding cytochrome c oxidase subunit 6A1, mitochondrial: protein MAAAAGSRASELLSRFRPQLARSMSSGAHGEEGSARMWKALTYFVALPGVGVSMLNVFLKSRHGEHERPEFVAYPHLRIRSKPFPWGDGNHTLFHNPHVNPLPTGYEDE, encoded by the exons ATGGCAGCCGCAGCTGGTTCCCGGGCGTCTGAGCTGCTGAGTCGGTTCCGGCCGCAGCTGGCGCGGTCTATGTCGAGTGGTGCCCACGGCGAGGAGGGCTCAG CCCGCATGTGGAAGGCCCTCACCTACTTCGTTGCGCTCCCCGGGGTGGGAGTGAGCATGCTGAACGTCTTTCTGAAGTCGCGCCATGGGGAGCACGAGAGACCCGAGTTCGTCGCCTACCCCCATCTCCGCATCAGGTCCAAG CCCTTTCCCTGGGGAGATGGTAACCATACTCTGTTCCATAATCCTCATGTGAATCCGCTCCCAACCGGCTATGAAGATGAATAA
- the TRIAP1 gene encoding TP53-regulated inhibitor of apoptosis 1, which translates to MTSKCAASVAAMNSVGEGCTDMKREYDQCFNRWFAEKFLKGDSSGDPCTDLFKRYQQCVQKAIKEKEIPIEGLEFMGHGREKPESSS; encoded by the exons ATGACGTCAAAGTGCGCCGCCAGTGTCGCCGCCATGAACAGCGTAGGGGAGGGATGCACTGACATGAAACGCGAGTATGACCAGTGTTTTAATCGCTGGTTTGCCGAGAAGTTCCTCAAGGGGGACAGCTCCGGGGACCCATGCACCGACCTCTTCAAGCGCTACCAGCAGTGTGTTCAG AAAGCAATAAAGGAAAAGGAGATTCCCATTGAAGGATTGGAGTTCATGGGCCATGGCAGAGAAAAGCCTGAAAGCTCTTCTTGA